The sequence CACAGGACAGAAATATtaatgcaaaatgattttcttATGTGCAGGTAAAATGGAGTTTTGCAATGGACAAGTCAATGCCAGATCCACCAACAGCTATGCTTCTGCATGGTATTCTAGGTAGCCGGAAGAACTGGGGTAGGTGTTATTAACTTTTTAAGCTATTAATAACTTTACATATCATTGTTGACTTGTTTGAGACAAAATATTCATTggtaatattttctatttgtgTCATTTTGATGGGTGGTTTACACACCAAGATGTATTTTAGCATGATACTAATAATTATTGAAGTGCCTATCATGCATCTGATCTTTTAACTGCAACTAATCTCTCTCCCAAATGAGCTactcaaaattatttttggggGCTTGTTCATATATTGATTATGgaaaaaaaactttaataCCTTTAAAGGATTTTGGAGAtctatttaattctaaaatacgGGTGTTAAATCACTTGTAATTAGAGGCCTTGATTAACCGAACCTTTGTCTCTCTGTAGTGAACTATCCTTTTCTTAAAGAATGTTTTCCAACTATGCTGTATTTCAGATATACTGAGCTGCTGCACAAGCATACCATTAACGAGATGGTTAAACCGGCACTTAATCAACATATGCTGCATCCACTTATGCATTTATCTTTACTCTGTAATAGTTACTTGATGACTTTCTCTGTGTATATTTGGTTAAAACCACTGGGTTGCAGTATGATTGATTTGCTTAGAATTATTACAGGAACATTTACTCGAAGATTGGCACAGGAATTTCCAATGTGGCAGGTACTGTTTAATAAGCTTCTACTTtctttgatattatattgttgcaCGCTCATGTGTGCCGCTACAAATATGCAAATGTTTAGTTGAGTTGTTATGCTTTGTCattctctttctattttatttcaatgtAGATAATGGTATATGCATGGGTCTGTCTTTATGGTGAATTTTTCAAGCAATCCAAGGTCATAATTATGTTATTCCATCAATCAAAACTAgtggtaaaagaaaatattaaagtgtATTAATGCAGTGATTATTTAGAAGTTCTACTTTGCACTTCTAAagataatttgttaaattttttttttttgtatcaaTTTCTACTTTCCTAGCAGAGAATTAGATCTGGTTAAGTTGGAATCTGCGGATAGTCTTGAATTCTGACATGTTCTTTTGCGCACTATAGGATGGCTACTAATCGCTGACATATGTTTTTATACAGTTTCTTTTAGTAGACTTGCGATGCCATGGTGATTCAGCCTCAATAAAGAAGAGGGGGCCCCACACTGTTGCCTCAACAGCTTTGGATGTCTTAAAGCTAGTGTGTAACTTCTCAGACTTCCTATCAATCTTTACTCTTGAACATCTTGCGTCCATATCTTTGCGCATGGTTGATGAATCTGTTACTCTCAATAGACCTGATAATTCACCTATGTGCCTAGTCAGTTTTCATATTCGTTGTTGATAAAATGCagcctttttatttatgtgtgTGCATGTGTAgcatttttaaattctttggATTTTAACAGAATGAGGAGTCAACTAACAGCCCTGACTGATTTCTCTAATTTTGCAACTTAAAGATCATGCTTTTTGTCTCAAAATACAGAGGGCAAATTTATGTATTGGGCATTGCTCTTTATGCAAATATGTTAAGGATGAAGGTTTCCCAGTCATTAGGAATTTTAAGTATTTCTCAGTGGAGTATACTTAAATTTCTCATGGATTATGTCCCTAGATGACTTCTATCTTGGTTATATTGATCCTTCAAATGCAACTTTATGGGTTTTCACTTTTCAGTGATGACCTTGAAGCGTCTTGTTTGTATAACATGCTGCACTTGTTATGCTCTTCACTTACCAGGAAAATGCTACAAATAGAACTGATTAGCTACTTACCTGTTAAGGATTATCTGTCAgagaaattatatatgtagATTGTGAGGATCTTTAATCCATGCATTTATgtatttcctttttcattgGTTGTGTAGGAAGCATATACATTAGCAACTTTGGTATGGGAAAACTTGAGTCTGTGCTTTTGGACAAATTTTCCATGTGAGCATCTCAGTGTATTTCCTTTTGTGCTACTCTTATAATTGAAGTGGATAAGTTCATTGCGCTATATTTTCACCACTAATGCCTCAGCTCAAATGGAAAAACAAAGCAAATTTTCACCAGGCCTTGTAGATTTAACTGCTCTCCACTATTGTATTTCTTCGTCTGATGTGTATGacatacataaatatttttccttttcccttaactatatatatctctAGTCTGCGCAGACCTCAACTAGATTGGAAGTAAGCTTACTTGGCTTGAGTATATCTTTTTTGTTAGTGGGCTTGTGGGAAGAACCTGTACATGGTTCTCTTCATCTCCTTTTTCTTATCGTATTTCAAGGGTGAAACAAAACTAttccatctctctctctctctctctctctacgcACAcaatacatacatacatacatacacatacatacatacatacatacatacatacatatatatatatccagaTCAAGTATAATAGGAGACCTTGCGGTCTTCACTTTTAATGCAGAAATTGTTAATTTGTTTTGGCTGTCATCATTGAACTTCTGCTGatgaaaaatgatatttgtttatttttgtatatctGGTTCATGTGGTTTGCCGTTATACTTTCATGGCAATGCATAAAGATGTTTGTGTTTTCACATTGCAATTGTAGAATCCTTGGGTAACCATAGTGTCTAAAATATTGAGGTTTGTATTTAGAACGAGATTTCATCATAAGTTTCATAAGAACATGGATTTGATAATTATcctcttttattcttttctaaattttcttttcttgtgtttATGGTTGCAATAGGTAGCACAACTCAGAATAACTCCCCGGATTCTTATTGGTCACAGCTTTGGAGGAAAAGGTACTTCTTGATGTGCATGCAACTTGGGATAGTTTACTTGTAGTTTAGATGATTGAAGGGCTTGATGTGCTTCTAATTATCCGTGCAGTTGTCTTGAGCATGGTGGAACAAGCTGCAAAGCCTCTTGCACGACCAGTGAGAGTAAGTTATTTGCTAGATGTAAATTGGTTTAGAATTTGGGAATGTATTAAAATGTCGGttatattgatattaattaaattgtggAAGTTTTAAGGATGTTTTGAATTGAATATGGAGTCAAGTTCACGATGCTGTGCACTTCGATATATGGTTGAGATTGTTGGAAACTTTAGTTGCTTTCAGGATATAATTTACTGATTCTAGCAAGGAccttaagcccttaactaattactGGCGTATCTTACTATAGTTTAAGTTTGactgattaatttttttttttatttaatttcttgctagTTTAATGCTAGTTTAATGTTTTGATTGTGTCACGTGcttcaatttcattatttattttgattccggctgtatatatagaatttaatttttttttcctaattgTGACCTGAGCTCCTCTTCTACAGAGGGATTGCTTAGCAGCGATTCTTACTAGTTCAAAATTgaacaattaaatatataattacatttcggatttttttttgtctttctctctttgtatAATGGATGTAACTCTATACTATTATTTGTTTACTTTCATGTTAGAACTTATGGTTCTGACCAATTAGTACTAAAGCCACCTCTAGCTGTTGCTGTCATCATTGCCAGTCACTGTCATATATGAGATTATTAGAGAGGCACTATCTGTTACCTATAATTACATATCTGCCACTACCACACATTCAAGACCTAATTTCAATGTTAGATTTCCATTATAAAATATCAGAAAGTAAAAGAGTAGAAGAATAGTACTCTGTTGTCTGGAGTCGAGAAGTAtgattttttatcaattccAACAACGTTGATAttgttattgatttattttttttcttatatccaGACTCGGCTCTATACGATGCTTGATTTGATTGAATCAGATTTTCATTGAAAAAGTCAAGTTTTAACTGGCTTGAACAATCTCAAGTTAGCTTAAATTGtctatattttaaatgtgTTCTATGCTGTAACATATATATGCAAAAGAATTTCTACAATTACCATTTTACCccaaatattcaaatatattgTTAAGACTTTTAAGTTCAAGCTTGACTTGCTTGAAGCTGTgctgaattagaatattatgTGTGTCCAAGTAGCTTGAGTTTGCACCTCTCATTTGGATTTATGTTTCCTTTGttttatttgcttttcttCATTCTTGTCTTTTTTCCACCTACTACAGGCTTGGGTTCTAGATGCAACTCCTGGAAAAGTTAGAACTGGTGGAGATGGGGAGGACCATCCAGAAGAACTAATATCTTTCCTAAGAAAGCTGCCAAAGGAGGTACAACGCATTGTGTTCCTTCTGCTGTATATGGGATGTTGTTGTTATCTCGATGGTTTACTATGTGTTGCATTGGTTCATTAATTTTGAGTATTGTTGATTAGGATTTTAGAGTTCAGGATATCGAGCGAGGCTGGGCATTTCAGCCGATGTTAGATGACTTGgacttatttttattcatttgaatGTTGCCCTCTTAGAATATCATCTAATGTGAGCCTATTGTATGCATTATATTAAgtctctcttttattttcttttaacatttCATTCGTCTCCTTGTTCTTGTCCCCTTTCTTGCCCAATTGAATCTGAGCAGCCATCCTTACTGTCTGCAACATTGTCCTGCATTATCACTGTGTCAAGCTTTTGGACTTCTCATGCTGTTTCATATAATGGTACATCATGCATGGTTGGATCAACCAAGCTTTATGCCATGCAATGAACTTTTCATACAGATACTTTATAATCTATTGGTTGAATGACAGTTAAACACAAAAAATTGAAAGTCATATTCTtaactctttatatttttcaaaatacacATTAACCTTCAAATTTATATGGTAATTATACCAGTATACATACAGAAACCCCACATATAGCATTTGTGAGGAATTTGTACTCAAGTTTTGCTCTTTATTAATTGCCTATTAACTTATTCTCAGAttctaagaaaaaaagggGAATAACATGATTAATATCCAGAGAAACAAAGACTACAGAATTTACTATACCAAAAACATGATGtcgaaaagaagaaatataacCTTCACAACATGGAAGGTTTCCCACAAATTTAGGAGACTCGTCTGCAAAGGTTCAGCTTATGAGTTAATATGAGTGTATATCTATGTAATAGATTTGTAGTGATTCAGGCAAGTTATAGCTTCCCCTggttccttttcttttttttttttttttttttttcttgcattAACTTATAGGTCTATATTCAAGCAAACAATTTTTCCCTCTCTATGCAAGCGCGCGCATGCACGCACGCGCACCCACATATATGTATGTTTAAATGTCTATTAGTTTTGTTTATCTATTTATGTAATCAATATTAATACAAGCaatctctttctcttctctcaTCTCTTTGTTATTCTTATCTCTTGggcataattataaatattgtgTATACACATTTCTTTAAGGAAGGTCTCCTCAAAACAAGAGGTTGTGAATGCTCTTCTTCAAGAGGGATTCTCTAAAGATGTTGCTCAGGTATACGTCATGCTCCACATAATTGTGATACTTGTATCTTAATGTTTAGTTTGAGCTTTGGCATTTTTATTGCGCTTGATTAATTTTTCAGCTTTGCAAAAGAAAGGCAGGTGGATACAACATGTCTTTTTATAAAGGAAATTGTATCAAATTACtgataataaatagaaagggTTAATGTTCCAATTTTCTTATGTCAAGCTCAATGTGCAAGTTGATTGTGTAGATAGAGATGTTAAAAAGACCTCCATATTATTACTATATCAGAGATGTTAAAAAGTCCTCCATATTATTACATCTTCTTGATGCCGCTCACTTTTCTGTTAATTTTACTTGACCATTTTATTGAACAGTTTCCTCTTACTGAAGATACATTCTATGCTatccctttttctcttttgccAACACAGAAAGCTCATGGCATTTATCTTTTCACAGAGAAATAAGATTCTTACCAAAGACGGCGATATCCCTTTCTCCAGTGATAATCACACATGATAATTTTCACCTAACTCTA is a genomic window of Ricinus communis isolate WT05 ecotype wild-type chromosome 2, ASM1957865v1, whole genome shotgun sequence containing:
- the LOC8264991 gene encoding abhydrolase domain-containing protein C22H12.03 isoform X2, with the translated sequence MALVDERIAPGRNVAERSGILAYDLVQGALVKWSFAMDKSMPDPPTAMLLHGILGSRKNWGTFTRRLAQEFPMWQFLLVDLRCHGDSASIKKRGPHTVASTALDVLKLVAQLRITPRILIGHSFGGKVVLSMVEQAAKPLARPVRAWVLDATPGKVRTGGDGEDHPEELISFLRKLPKEVSSKQEVVNALLQEGFSKDVAQWVVTNLQPNDLPGSSSGFSWVFDLEGISEMYQSYEETNLWKFVESLPRGVHVNFLKAERSLHRWALEDLQRIHAAEDLAAEEGGGVEMHVLEDAGHWVHADNPDGLFRILSSSFQALRT